The proteins below are encoded in one region of Cololabis saira isolate AMF1-May2022 chromosome 21, fColSai1.1, whole genome shotgun sequence:
- the LOC133422541 gene encoding zinc finger protein ZFP2-like — MLTSLAAASSFCLKVRKRIHTEEKPYTCDQCGAAFTRQGSLRSHQRIHTGEKPYKCDQCGAAFTHQGNLRLHQRIHTGEKPYKCDQCGAAFTQQGHLRSHQRIHTGFKAYRCDQCGAAFTRQDYLRSHQRIHTGEKPYRCDQCGAAFTRQGHLRSHQRIHTGFKAYRCDQCGAAFTEQGHLRRHQRIHTGDKPYRCDQCGAAFTEQGHLRRHQRIHTGDKPYRCDQCGAAFTEQGHLRSHQRIHTGFKPYRCDQCGAAFTQQGSLRRHQGIHTG; from the exons ATGCTAACGTCGCTAGCAGCGGCTTCTTCCTTTT GTCTGAAGGTCCGAAAGAGGATTCATACTGAAGAGAAGCCGTAcacctgtgatcagtgtggggcagcttttacccgacaaggtagtctaaggagtcatcagcgtattcacactggagaaaagccgtacaaatgtgatcagtgtggggcagcttttacccaccAGGGTAATCTAAGGcttcatcagcgtattcacactggagaaaagccgtacaaatgtgatcagtgtggggcagcttttacccaacaaggtcatctaaggagtcatcagcgtattcacactggatttaaggcttacagatgtgatcagtgtggggcagcttttacccgacaagattatctaaggagtcatcagcgtattcacactggggaaaagccttacagatgtgatcagtgtggggcagcttttacccgacaaggtcacctaaggagtcatcagcgtattcacactggatttaaggcttacagatgtgatcagtgtggggcagcttttaccgaacaaggtcatctaaggcgtcatcagcgtattcacactggggataagccttacagatgtgatcagtgtggggcagcttttaccgaacaaggtcatctaaggcgtcatcagcgtattcacactggggataagccttacagatgtgatcagtgtggggcagcttttaccgaacaaggtcatctaaggagtcatcagcgtattcacactggatttaagccttacagatgtgatcagtgtggggcagcttttacccaacaaggtagtctaaggcgtcatcagggtattcacactggataa